From Enterococcus mundtii, the proteins below share one genomic window:
- a CDS encoding guanylate kinase, translating into MNKCYVFIGPSGSGKTTLAHAIFSPQQKIITYTTRPPRKNEKNHLDYHFVSQETFEEMIAHQEFAEWDRYADHYYGSSKQEISTKLAQGDCFTVLTAPGFWHLYEQFGRCIVPVFITVAKEKLYERFVLRGDSPDKIRQRLALFEKDQKELEKLTLIPTLISFENNQTLEIETKNLKQAIHAADHR; encoded by the coding sequence ATGAATAAATGTTATGTATTTATTGGGCCTTCTGGTTCCGGAAAGACGACACTAGCTCATGCAATTTTTTCTCCACAACAAAAGATCATTACGTATACGACCCGCCCCCCACGAAAAAATGAAAAAAATCACCTTGATTACCATTTTGTTTCTCAAGAGACCTTTGAAGAAATGATCGCCCATCAGGAATTTGCCGAATGGGATCGGTACGCCGATCACTATTATGGCTCAAGTAAACAAGAGATCTCAACGAAGCTTGCACAGGGTGACTGCTTCACGGTCCTTACAGCCCCAGGTTTTTGGCACTTGTATGAACAATTTGGTCGTTGTATCGTACCTGTCTTCATCACAGTAGCAAAAGAAAAGTTGTATGAACGATTTGTACTTCGCGGAGACTCACCAGATAAAATCAGGCAAAGGCTCGCTCTCTTTGAAAAAGATCAAAAAGAACTTGAAAAATTAACACTTATTCCTACCTTGATCTCATTTGAAAATAATCAGACGTTAGAAATCGAAACAAAAAATTTAAAGCAAGCCATCCATGCAGCGGATCATCGCTGA
- a CDS encoding GNAT family N-acetyltransferase, which yields MYLRKTTLDDVPRVLQIIDQAAAYLAEQGLPQWQGEQKPSKERIIEDIERQESFVLIDEEDIVGTAALVAGIDPVYTAIAGNWEGREPYLSIHRVALDQNVRGKRLGKQLLEHLLTVAACQGIKDVRIDTFPTNHPMEKTIYSAGFHYCGMIEFPFTHGERKAYQKLL from the coding sequence ATGTACCTTAGAAAAACTACATTAGATGATGTGCCGAGAGTGCTACAAATCATTGATCAAGCTGCAGCATACCTTGCTGAGCAAGGATTGCCTCAATGGCAGGGAGAGCAAAAACCATCAAAAGAACGAATCATCGAAGACATTGAAAGGCAGGAAAGCTTCGTCTTGATTGACGAAGAAGACATCGTTGGCACTGCGGCGCTTGTTGCAGGCATTGATCCGGTCTATACAGCAATTGCAGGAAATTGGGAGGGGAGAGAGCCGTATCTTTCCATCCATCGAGTTGCTCTTGATCAAAATGTAAGAGGAAAAAGACTTGGCAAACAATTATTAGAACATTTATTGACCGTTGCCGCATGTCAAGGAATCAAGGACGTTCGGATCGATACTTTCCCCACCAATCATCCAATGGAAAAAACGATTTACTCGGCAGGTTTTCATTATTGTGGCATGATTGAATTTCCATTCACACACGGAGAAAGAAAAGCCTATCAAAAATTATTGTGA
- a CDS encoding NupC/NupG family nucleoside CNT transporter: MSQFIGIIGLLLIFGLAVLISSDRKAIKRKPLIIMLVLQFAFGFVLLRTTFGTAVVAMLAKLFDHLLAFAGEGVNFVFGGVTNVGSAPFFLNVLMPIVFISAIIGILRYIKILPLFMKAVGLGLSKINGMGKLESYNGVASAILGQSEVFISIKKELPFLTEKRLFSMSVSAMSTVSMSIVGSYMALIDSKYVITALVLNLFGGYILASIVNPYELDEKEDELVIEEDKEQTFFQMLGEYILDGFHVAITVAAMLIGFVALIAMINALFNGIFGITFQQILGYIFAPFAFISGIPWKEAVDAGSIMATKLVTNEFVAMTELSTGTFEFTERTTAILSVFLVSFANFSSIGIISGAMKGLNEEKGNLVAKHGLKILFTASLVSFLSAIVTGILV; encoded by the coding sequence TTGAGTCAGTTTATTGGAATAATAGGTTTACTTTTAATTTTTGGGTTAGCGGTTTTGATCAGTAGCGATCGAAAAGCCATCAAACGCAAACCATTGATCATCATGCTCGTTTTGCAATTTGCGTTTGGGTTTGTTTTACTACGTACGACTTTTGGTACAGCGGTTGTTGCGATGCTAGCCAAGCTATTTGATCACTTACTGGCATTTGCCGGTGAAGGTGTCAATTTCGTCTTTGGAGGTGTAACAAACGTTGGAAGTGCCCCATTCTTCTTGAATGTGTTGATGCCAATCGTCTTTATTTCTGCAATTATTGGGATTTTGCGTTACATCAAGATTCTTCCTTTATTTATGAAAGCAGTCGGTTTAGGATTGAGTAAAATCAATGGAATGGGTAAATTAGAATCTTATAATGGTGTTGCTTCAGCAATTTTAGGCCAATCAGAAGTTTTTATCTCCATCAAAAAGGAACTACCTTTCTTGACAGAAAAGCGTCTGTTCTCGATGAGTGTTTCTGCAATGTCAACTGTTTCGATGTCCATCGTGGGTTCCTATATGGCATTGATTGATTCAAAATACGTGATCACTGCTTTAGTGTTGAATCTTTTTGGTGGGTATATTCTTGCTTCGATCGTCAATCCTTATGAGTTAGACGAAAAAGAAGATGAATTAGTGATTGAAGAAGACAAAGAACAAACATTTTTCCAAATGTTAGGCGAATATATTTTAGATGGTTTCCATGTAGCGATCACGGTGGCTGCAATGTTGATCGGTTTTGTTGCTTTGATTGCTATGATCAATGCCTTGTTCAACGGGATTTTTGGGATTACCTTCCAACAGATTTTAGGGTATATTTTTGCGCCATTTGCATTTATCAGTGGGATTCCTTGGAAAGAAGCGGTTGATGCCGGTAGTATCATGGCAACAAAACTTGTGACAAATGAGTTTGTAGCAATGACTGAATTATCGACTGGGACTTTTGAATTTACAGAACGTACCACCGCTATCTTATCAGTCTTCTTAGTATCATTTGCGAACTTCTCTTCAATTGGGATCATTTCAGGGGCAATGAAAGGGTTGAATGAAGAAAAAGGTAATCTTGTAGCAAAACATGGATTGAAAATTTTGTTCACCGCTTCATTAGTCAGCTTTTTAAGCGCAATTGTTACTGGTATACTGGTATAA
- a CDS encoding sce7725 family protein yields the protein MYYPYLRGKQFDLLALKESLNRGLLSTKIQPIIEPVRDSATLKNVVELFQKKNHPLIIIKNPQVGQFKLFDQPIHTWVTSEDSSLAEAEIITPSNYERMIESPPPFIIFDGQHQPRENAIWQALIKTNATFFIPDSSRLRMQLPKNKIIVRDQFQTRRHVENYAEKNDDFFSDDHLFFQMDGYHGFSDFTIEGSRYFDKGFPSRALALHITYVDAYGNMRIKHFISDTNDSAKDQALKFMEAANKMYGWLMRNHQQIYITEGLLELVSLYRQQKFPGLGVLKKWTLLHHLELVSQLLDHPTDWLRSGSRIDKLYKLITDQ from the coding sequence ATGTATTATCCTTATTTACGTGGCAAACAATTCGATCTACTTGCATTAAAGGAAAGTTTGAATCGTGGACTTTTATCCACTAAGATTCAGCCAATCATCGAGCCAGTACGTGATTCGGCGACGCTAAAAAATGTTGTCGAGTTGTTTCAAAAAAAGAATCATCCGCTGATTATCATAAAGAATCCGCAAGTGGGTCAGTTCAAACTGTTCGATCAACCGATTCACACATGGGTGACCAGTGAAGATAGCTCGTTAGCAGAGGCAGAGATCATTACGCCGAGCAATTATGAAAGAATGATTGAATCACCCCCGCCATTCATTATTTTTGATGGACAACATCAACCTAGAGAAAATGCGATTTGGCAAGCTTTGATCAAAACTAATGCGACATTTTTCATTCCTGATTCTAGTCGCTTACGCATGCAATTGCCTAAGAATAAAATCATTGTCCGTGATCAATTTCAAACGAGACGGCATGTGGAAAATTATGCAGAAAAAAATGATGATTTTTTTAGCGATGATCATCTTTTCTTTCAAATGGATGGCTATCATGGGTTTTCCGATTTTACGATCGAAGGCAGTCGTTACTTCGATAAAGGATTTCCCAGTCGAGCGTTGGCCTTGCATATTACATACGTCGATGCTTATGGGAATATGCGAATCAAACACTTCATTTCAGATACCAATGATTCCGCAAAAGATCAAGCATTGAAATTTATGGAAGCAGCCAATAAAATGTACGGTTGGTTGATGAGGAACCATCAACAAATTTATATCACGGAAGGATTACTTGAGCTTGTCAGCTTGTATCGCCAACAAAAATTCCCGGGTCTGGGAGTTTTGAAGAAATGGACATTGTTACATCATCTTGAATTAGTTAGTCAGCTTTTAGATCATCCGACAGACTGGTTACGCAGTGGTTCAAGAATAGACAAGCTATACAAGTTGATCACAGATCAATAA
- a CDS encoding DUF1846 domain-containing protein: MKKIGFDSEKYIEEQSAYILERVHHYDKLYLEFGGKLVDDKHAKRVLPGFEEDAKIKLLQKLRDQAEILICVYAGDIERNKIRGDYGITYDMDILRLIDELRGYGLSINSVVITRYNGQPATKVFINKLERRNIKVYKHAEIEDYPINVEKIVSEEGFGKNEYIETTKPIVVVTAPGPGSGKLATCLNQLYHESQKGNAAGYSKFETFPVWNVPLKHPLNIAYEAATVDLKDVNMIDSFHFDAYNKVAVNYNRDIETFPVIKRIIEKITGKESVYQSPTDMGVNRVGFGITDDEVVQEASKQEIIRRYFQTACDFKKGLTDEDAVNRIKLIMEEVGLRPEDRKVVTPAHEYAKTSQATSTESMAVIAIELPDQVILTGRTSQLMDASAAVVLNAIKYLAHISDDIPLLSPLVLETIQGLKSKALHSSIDTLNLNEVLIALSISAVTNPIAQVAYEKLAELEGAQAHSTVMINKNDEQNLKQLGIDITSAPVYPSENLYYQ; the protein is encoded by the coding sequence GTGAAAAAAATTGGTTTTGACTCAGAAAAGTATATCGAAGAGCAATCTGCGTATATCCTTGAACGCGTTCATCATTATGATAAGTTGTATCTAGAATTTGGTGGAAAATTAGTCGATGATAAGCATGCCAAACGTGTCTTACCAGGATTTGAAGAAGATGCTAAAATCAAATTATTGCAAAAGTTGCGTGACCAAGCGGAGATTTTGATTTGTGTGTATGCTGGTGACATCGAGCGGAATAAGATTCGTGGTGATTATGGGATCACATATGATATGGATATCTTGCGCTTGATCGATGAATTGCGAGGATATGGATTATCGATCAATAGTGTAGTGATCACCCGGTATAACGGACAGCCAGCAACTAAAGTATTTATCAATAAATTGGAGCGTCGGAATATCAAAGTCTATAAACACGCTGAAATCGAGGATTATCCGATCAATGTTGAAAAAATCGTTTCAGAGGAGGGTTTCGGCAAGAACGAATACATCGAAACAACGAAACCAATCGTTGTCGTGACAGCTCCTGGTCCAGGTAGTGGGAAATTAGCTACTTGCTTGAACCAACTGTATCACGAAAGCCAAAAAGGCAATGCAGCAGGTTACTCTAAATTTGAGACTTTCCCTGTTTGGAATGTTCCATTGAAACATCCCTTGAACATTGCCTATGAAGCAGCAACAGTCGATTTGAAAGATGTCAATATGATCGATTCTTTTCATTTTGATGCCTATAATAAGGTGGCAGTCAACTACAATCGTGATATAGAGACTTTCCCAGTCATTAAACGGATCATCGAAAAAATCACTGGTAAGGAATCGGTCTACCAGTCTCCTACTGATATGGGCGTCAACCGCGTAGGCTTCGGTATCACGGATGATGAAGTCGTACAGGAAGCCTCGAAACAAGAGATCATCAGACGCTATTTCCAAACGGCTTGTGACTTTAAAAAAGGTTTGACAGATGAAGATGCCGTCAATCGTATCAAATTGATCATGGAGGAAGTCGGTTTACGTCCCGAAGACCGTAAAGTCGTGACCCCTGCTCATGAGTATGCAAAAACTAGTCAAGCGACTAGTACTGAATCGATGGCAGTGATTGCGATCGAACTTCCTGACCAAGTGATCCTTACCGGTCGGACAAGTCAATTAATGGATGCTTCGGCTGCTGTTGTCTTGAATGCGATCAAATATCTCGCCCACATCTCTGATGACATTCCGTTGTTATCGCCTCTCGTCTTGGAAACGATCCAAGGACTTAAAAGTAAGGCATTGCACTCTTCGATCGATACACTCAATCTCAATGAAGTGTTGATTGCTTTATCAATCAGTGCAGTAACTAATCCAATCGCACAAGTTGCTTATGAAAAATTAGCAGAACTTGAAGGTGCGCAAGCACATTCAACTGTGATGATCAATAAGAATGATGAACAAAACCTGAAACAATTAGGTATCGACATCACTAGTGCGCCTGTTTACCCTTCAGAAAACTTGTATTATCAATAA